CCGCGCCAAGCCGGACACCGCGATGCGCCGCATGCCGGACGCCGAGCTGTCCGAGCTGGCGTCGGCCGTCGCGGTGGCCCGGCTGGTGCTCGGCCCGGCCGCCCGGATCCAGGCCCCGCCGAACCTGGTGGACGCCGAGTACGCGCTGCTGATCGGCGCCGGCATCGACGACTGGGGCGGCGTCTCGCCGCTGACGCCCGACCACGTCAACCCGGAACGCCCCTGGCCGCACATCGAAGAGTTGGCCGAGCGGACCCGCGAGGCCGGGTTCGCCCTGCGCGAGCGGTTGACGATCTACCCCGAGTACCTGCGGCGCGGCGAGCCCTGGCTCGACCCGCGGCTGCTCCCGCACGTGCGGGCGCTCGCCGACCCGGCCACCGGCCTGGCCCTCGAAGGGGCGCGCCCCACCGGCCTGCCCTGGCAGGAGCCCGAGGAGCCGATGACCGGCGGCGGCCGCACCGACCTGTTCCGCACCGTGGACACCGAGGGCCGCACCGGCGACCGCCGTTCCGACTTCGACGACGTGTACGGCGACTGGGAGTCGCTGCGCGAGCGGGTCGGCGTCCCGGCCCCGCGCCGGCTGGACGCGGACCTCCGGGCGGCGCTGTCCACCGCCGCCGACGACCCCCGCAGGCTGACGGACGACCAGGCGCTGGCCCTGTTCCAGGCCGACGGCGACGCCCTCGACGCCCTGACCCGGATCGCCGACGAGCTGCGCCGCGACACCGTCGGCGAGGACGTCACCTACTGCGTCACCCGGAACATCAACTTCACCAACGTCTGCTACACCGGCTGCCGGTTCTGCGCCTTCGCGCAGCGCCGCACCGACGCGGACGCGTACACCCTGTCGCTGGAGCAGGTCGCCGAACGGGCCGAACAGGCCTGGCAGGTCGGGGCGACCGAGGTGTGCATGCAGGGCGGCATCCACCCGGACCTGCCGGGCAGCGCCTACTTCGAGATCGCGCAGGCCGTGAAGGAGCGGGTGCCCGGCATCCACGTGCACGCGTTCTCGCCGATGGAGGTGGTCAACGGGGCGACCAGGACCGGCCTGTCGATCCGCGAGTGGCTGATCCGGGCCAAGGGCGCCGGGCTGGACTCGATCCCCGGCACGGCCGCCGAGATCCTCGACGACGAGGTGCGCTGGGTCCTCACCAAGGGCAAGCTGCCCGCCGCGACCTGGGTCGAGGTGGTCACCACCGCGCACGAGCTGGGCCTGCGCTCCTCCTCGACCATGATGTACGGGCACGTCGACACCCCGCAGCACTGGCTGGGCCACCTGCGGCTGCTCGCCGAGATCCAGCAACGCACCGGCGGCTTCACCGAGTTCGTCACCCTGCCGTTCGTGCACACCAACGCGCCGGTCTACCTGGCGGGCATCGCCCGGCCCGGCCCGACCGCCCGCGACAACCGGGCGGTGACCGCGACGGCCCGGCTGCTGCTGCACCCGCACATCCCCAACATCCAGACCAGCTGGGTGAAACTCGGTGCGGAGGGCGCCGCCGAGATGCTCCGCAGCGGCGCCAACGACCTCGGCGGCACCCTGATGGAGGAGACCATCTCCCGGATGGCGGGCTCCTCCTGGGGCTCCTACAAGTCGGTCCGCGACCTGGAGGCGATCGCCGCGCTGGCCGGCCGCCCGGCCCGCCAGCGCACCACCCTGTACGGCGAGGTGCCCGCCGAACGCCGCGCCGCCGCGCTGGCCTCCGACGGGCACCTGCCCCGACTGCTGCCGGTGCTGGACTAGCCGACCAGCAGGTCCTGCCGCAGCTTCTTCGCGTTCACGCCCAGGCCCGACCTCAGGTAGGCGTCGAAGCTGCCGTAGCGGGCCTCCACCTCGTCGAAGCCCGCCGCCAGGTACTCGGGGCGGACGTCCAGCAGCGGCTGGTAGACCGACCGGTAGGCCGGCGGCAGCTGGGCCAGGGTCGCGGCGTTGACCTGCGCCCGGTAGGCGTTGGACGCCAGGTAGTCGGCCCGCACGGTCTCCTGCGGCACGCCGAGCGCGGTCAGCAGCGCGGCAGCGCCCCAGCCGGTGCGGTCCTTGCCGGCGGTGCAGTGGAACAGCACCGCGCCCCGGTCGTCGGCGGCGGCCAGCAGCTGGGAGTACGCGGCGCGGGCGGTGTCGGAGGACACCATGGTGCGCTCGGCGGCGACCATCATGTCGACCGCGGCCTGTGGGTCGGTGACCTCGAATC
The DNA window shown above is from Streptomyces sp. TLI_171 and carries:
- a CDS encoding bifunctional FO biosynthesis protein CofGH codes for the protein MSPQTPPAAAEYPTPTAMRRALRRARDGVALDVAEAAVLLRARGEDLVELCAVAARVRDAGLEQAGRPGVITYSRKVFVPLTRLCRDRCHYCTFVTVPGKLRKDGHGLYLSPDEVLEIARRGAELGCKEALFTLGDRPEDRWPEAREWLDAHGYDDTLAYVRAMAIRVLEETGLLPHLNPGVLTWTDFQRLKPVAPSMGMMLETTATRLWSEPGGPHHGSPDKEPAVRLRVLEDAGRSAVPFTTGVLIGIGESHEERAESLLAIRKVSRAYQGVQEVIVQNFRAKPDTAMRRMPDAELSELASAVAVARLVLGPAARIQAPPNLVDAEYALLIGAGIDDWGGVSPLTPDHVNPERPWPHIEELAERTREAGFALRERLTIYPEYLRRGEPWLDPRLLPHVRALADPATGLALEGARPTGLPWQEPEEPMTGGGRTDLFRTVDTEGRTGDRRSDFDDVYGDWESLRERVGVPAPRRLDADLRAALSTAADDPRRLTDDQALALFQADGDALDALTRIADELRRDTVGEDVTYCVTRNINFTNVCYTGCRFCAFAQRRTDADAYTLSLEQVAERAEQAWQVGATEVCMQGGIHPDLPGSAYFEIAQAVKERVPGIHVHAFSPMEVVNGATRTGLSIREWLIRAKGAGLDSIPGTAAEILDDEVRWVLTKGKLPAATWVEVVTTAHELGLRSSSTMMYGHVDTPQHWLGHLRLLAEIQQRTGGFTEFVTLPFVHTNAPVYLAGIARPGPTARDNRAVTATARLLLHPHIPNIQTSWVKLGAEGAAEMLRSGANDLGGTLMEETISRMAGSSWGSYKSVRDLEAIAALAGRPARQRTTLYGEVPAERRAAALASDGHLPRLLPVLD